The window GGAGGATGAAATCACCGCGGCGTTGCTCCTGGAGCGGCTCGGGGTCAACGCCCCGCCTGGGCTCCCTGCCCCTGTCCCTGCGGCGGCATTGCCGGACCGGTTTGCGCGTACGCGTTCCGGGAGGAAGCTCTCCTCCCGCGGGGAAACGGACGACGTTTCCCTGTGCGGGCGGGTTGATCTGTACCGGATCGTCCCCCGGGTGGTGCAGCGGGATCCGTATCCGATAATCGCAGGAGGAAACCGATGACCAGATACGCACTTGTCGCTGGGTTTCTCGTCGTGGTCGGGCTTCTCGCCACGATCCTCTTCTTCCTCGTCGGGCTCCAGCACGAGGGGATCACGATCCATGTCTCCGGCCAGGTCGACCTGGCGAACTCGGACACCGGCTCGTTGGGGAAGGTGAACCTGGTGATGGACAAGCCGGTGAACCTCATCGCCACTGGCCCGAACAGCGCCGCCATCCCGGCGAACTTCTCCGTCGCCACCTGCCCCAAGTGCGGCGGGTCGATGGTCCCGATCCGGTGGAACCCGATCACCGGGGAGATCATCTGGCAGTGCCTGAACTGCGGCTACACCACGAAGGACGTCACCTCGATCGACTCCGACGGTGAGTGAGAAGGAGGCGGATCACCCCGAGGTGGGAGAGGGCGCCGACCGCGATGAGCCCGAGGTAGGGCGCGTTCCCGACCGCGCCGAGGAAGACGGCGAACAGGCGCAGATCGCGCTTGATCAGCCGTTCCACGATCCCGCTCTGTACATCTTTCCCGTAGCGGAGGGCGTACTCCTTCTTCGCATAACTGGCGAGGATGAACCCAGCGAACGCGGCGAGCCCCCCGATCCACACCCACGGATTCGGCCATGTGCTCCACGCCCGCCAACTAACCCCGATCGTCACCCCCAGGTCGGCGTAGCGGTCGAGGAGGGTGTCGAACCACGCCCCGAACCGGCTCGCCCGGTGGGTGAGGCGGGCGACCTCACCGTCGCACCCGTCGATGATGGAACCGACCTGAACAAGGATCCCGGCGATGATCCCCGCGATGTACCCCGGGACGGCGAACAGGGCGGCACCAGCCACGACGAGGAAGAAGCTGACCAGGCTGATCATGTTCGGGGAGAGACGCAGTCCCCAGGGGAGATCGACGATGAACCCGGAGATCCGAGTAGAGATCGGCCGATTGAGGAACCGGGAGATAAAGCCGTCTTCATGCGGCTTGGACATCCCGCGCAGGAGACGTCTCCGCGCCTCGCGTAGCGCGGCGGGGGTATCGACATCGAGCCAGAACAGGT of the Candidatus Bipolaricaulota bacterium genome contains:
- a CDS encoding NTP transferase domain-containing protein — translated: MKPGTGSGGGATRIPAVILAAGAGTRLSRHHRTAPPKPLTPLLGLTLLERTILSLRAAGVEEFFVVLGHRADEIRPRLAEWAKRYGVKITAIENPEWGKGNGTSALAAAEHVGDRPFLLTMSDHLFEPAAVQRLLTAKKDGPFCYLLVDRRVKTVFDPEDATWVQSVDGKIVGIGKGLSRYNGVDTGLFLCHPILFPALREAQAAGDFSLSGGMRRLAVAGRLQAVEIGDLFWLDVDTPAALREARRRLLRGMSKPHEDGFISRFLNRPISTRISGFIVDLPWGLRLSPNMISLVSFFLVVAGAALFAVPGYIAGIIAGILVQVGSIIDGCDGEVARLTHRASRFGAWFDTLLDRYADLGVTIGVSWRAWSTWPNPWVWIGGLAAFAGFILASYAKKEYALRYGKDVQSGIVERLIKRDLRLFAVFLGAVGNAPYLGLIAVGALSHLGVIRLLLTHRRSRSR